A single region of the Vanessa tameamea isolate UH-Manoa-2023 chromosome 18, ilVanTame1 primary haplotype, whole genome shotgun sequence genome encodes:
- the LOC113398925 gene encoding glutamate receptor 1-like, translated as MNLKITKYGAVYDYRYTKVISIRRKNLRRHILTMANVVTDSNDTRKHLDDRLNLHQDSITKMSYMVVKICFEMLNATEKRIFTHTWGYKDKNGNWQGIIDHLLKKEADLGTLTIFTQERMKVIDYIAMVGSTAVRFVFREPPLALLENIFALPFTTAVWVAIFICVMGCALFLYITSKWEASVGMHPLQLNGSWADVLILIIGAVLQQGCTLEPRYAAGRCVTLLLFVALTILYAAYSANIVVLLRAPSSSVRSLSDLLNSPLKLGASDFEYNRYFFKKLNEPIRKAIYNKKIAPKGKKPNFYTMKEGVDKIRKGLFAFHMELNPGYRLIQETYQEEEKCDLVEIDYINEIDPWLPGQKRSPYKDLFKISFIKIRETGIQSNIHRRLHVGKPKCSGSISTFSSVGITDMYPALIATLYGMLISVVVLILEITHKRLLLLREKKRILRKLIN; from the exons ATGAACCTGAAG ATAACAAAATACGGTGCAGTGTATGATTACAGATACACAAAAGTGATTTCAATCAGGAGAAAGAACTTACGAAGGCACATTCTCACTATGGCGAATGTAGTTACCGATAGCAATGACACCAGAAAACATCTAGATGACAGGCT AAATCTTCATCAAGATTCCATAACTAAGATGTCTTATATGGTCGTCAAAATATGCTTCGAAATGTTGAATGCGACGGAGAAGCGTATTTTTACGCACACTTGGGGCTATAAGGACAAGAACGGCAATTGGCAGGGAATAATTGATCATCTACTAAAGAAGGAAGCTGATCTtg GTACGCTTACAATATTCACGCAAGAGCGAATGAAGGTTATAGATTATATAGCCATGGTTGGGTCCACGGCTGTGCGGTTCGTGTTTAGAGAACCACCCTTGGCTTTGCTCGAGAACATCTTCGCTTTACCGTTCACAACAGCGGTATGGGTCGCCATATTCATCTGCGTCATGGGTTGCGCCttgtttttatacattactTCGAAATGGGAGGCTTCAGTTGGTATG CACCCGTTGCAATTAAATGGATCATGGGCGGATGTGCTGATTTTGATCATCGGCGCCGTTTTGCAGCAGGGTTGTACACTCGAACCTAGATATGCAGCAG GTAGATGTGTAACCCTCCTATTGTTCGTGGCACTGACTATTTTATACGCGGCCTATTCTGCAAACATTGTGGTCCTGCTCCGCGCTCCAAGCTCTTCGGTTAGGTCTCTGTCAGACCTTTTAAATTCACCTTTAAAACTTGGTGCAAGTGACTTTGAATACAATCGTTATTTCTTTAAG aaactaaATGAGCCGATAAGAAAAgctatctataataaaaaaattgcaccTAAAGGCAAGAAGCCTAATTTTTACACGATGAAAGAAGGAGTCGACAAAATAAGAAAG GGTTTATTCGCTTTCCACATGGAATTAAATCCAGGGTACAGGTTAATACAAGAAACATACCAAGAGGAGGAGAAATGTGACCTCGTGGAAATTGATTACATCAACGAAATTGATCCTTGGCTACCGGGACAGAAGCGTTCGCCttacaaagatttatttaaaatcag cttCATCAAGATCCGTGAAACGGGTATTCAATCAAACATCCATCGTCGTCTCCACGTTGGCAAACCGAAATGTTCCGGGAGTATTTCCACCTTCAGCAGCGTCGGGATTACTGACATGTACCCAGCCCTCATCGCTACGTTGTATGGCATGCTGATTTCCGTCGTCGTACTTATACTAGAGATCACTCACAAGAGGTT attactCTTAAGAGAGAAAAAGAggatattaagaaaattaataaattga
- the LOC113398907 gene encoding glutamate receptor 1-like — MFKRIILFSFSLCYLVLAKDQITVNFIKSFIANENKPTMLVCNNLCWRKSEKIAFFKELSDAGIRSSSVFIERSSLQDHALLYFVDLTCPLADVALNISGHLRFPYRWLVLHHKINHNNYDVKNLWNLPLLADSEFVLAIRNGDNITLSELHKPSSNGPTYSNPRGYYNDILVDTRTNREMFRRRKDIMGHPLTMANVIQDSNSSIYHLPRENRLELYHDPIAKSSWMNVHIAFQMLNATPRYIFSHRWGYKRNGQWSGMINDLNTGRADLGTNCVASSDRLSVVVFTDSISKFKVKFIFRQPPLSYVSNIFTLPFSFNVWMATILTFIISSVTVLLASKLETLSLGKTQSQLDGSIGDAMLLTMSALSQQGCSKEPKKLSGRIMLFVIFTALMALYAAYSANIVVLLQAPSNSIKTLEQLAHSKMTIAALDVDYNHFVLKAQKDQLRRLIYKRIKPEKGEGHFYSLNEGVERLRQGLFAFHSVMESVYRRVEETFLETEKCDLMEVDFMNALDPFVPIYKHSPYIELLRVAFKRIHESGIQMALQKRIDVPKPRCTEKMSAFSSVGLPNLRPVLLFMMYGIIASIVILVIEILVHKM, encoded by the exons atgtttaaaagaataattctgttttcattttctttgtgTTATTTAGTCCTTGCTAAAGACCAAATCACTGTCAATTTTATCAAGAGTTTTATTGCCAATGAGAATAAACCAACTATGCTTGTCTGCAACAATTTGTGCTGGAGAAAAA GTGAAAAAATTGCATTCTTTAAAGAATTATCTGATGCGGGTATCCGATCGTCATCTGTTTTCATAGAACGTTCTTCTCTTCAAGATCATGCCTTACTTTACTTTGTTGATTTAACTTGTCCTCTTGCAGATGTTGCCTTGAat ATTTCAGGACACCTTCGATTCCCTTACCGTTGGCTGGTTTTACACCACAAAATTAATCATAACAATTATGATGTCAAAAATCTTTGGAATCTACCGTTGTTGGCTGATAGCGAATTCGTCTTAGCTATACGAAACGGAGACAATATAACGCTGTCCGAAT tacACAAGCCATCTTCGAACGGTCCCACGTATTCAAATCCTCGTGGATACTACAATGACATATTAGTGGACACTAGAACCAATCGAGAGATGTTCAGAAGAAGGAAAGACATAATGGGTCATCCTTTAACTATGGCCAACGTAATACAAGACAGCAACTCATCTATATATCACTTGCCAAGGGAAAATAGACT GGAACTTTATCACGATCCCATAGCTAAAAGCTCATGGATGAACGTACATATCGCATTTCAAATGCTGAACGCAACGCCGAGATACATATTCAGTCACAGATGGGGTTACAAGCGCAATGGACAGTGGTCTGGAATGATCAATGATCTTAACACTGGTAGAGCTGATTTAG GTACAAATTGTGTTGCAAGTTCGGATCGATTAAGTGTTGTTGTCTTTACAGATTCAATATCtaagtttaaagttaaatttatcttCAGACAACCACCTCTCTCCTACGTCTCAAACATATTCACTCTACCGTTTTCTTTTAACGTCTGGATGGCGACTATTCTCACTTTCATCATATCTAGTGTAACCGTTCTTTTGGCTTCTAAATTGGAAACTCTGAGCTTGGGCAAG ACTCAATCACAGCTCGATGGAAGTATTGGAGACGCAATGCTTTTGACAATGAGTGCTTTAAGCCAGCAGGGTTGTTCTAAGGAACCGAAAAAGCTGTCAG GTCGTATAATGTTATTCGTAATATTCACTGCACTAATGGCTCTTTATGCGGCGTATTCGgctaatattgttgtgttattaCAAGCACCTTCCAATTCAATAAAGACGTTAGAACAACTCGCCCATTCTAAAATGACAATTGCCGCTTTAGACGTCGATTACAATCATTTTGTACTTAAG gCACAAAAAGACCAACTGAGAcgtcttatttataaaagaataaaaccGGAAAAAGGGGAAGGACATTTTTACAGTTTGAATGAAGGTGTGGAACGTTTGAGGCag GGTTTGTTCGCCTTTCATTCGGTCATGGAATCAGTATACCGACGCGTTGAGGAAACCTTCTTGGAGACAGAAAAATGTGACTTGATGGAAGTGGATTTCATGAACGCTTTAGATCCATTTGTACCAATATACAAGCATTCGCCATACATAGAGTTGCTGAGAGTTGC CTTCAAGCGCATCCACGAGTCTGGTATTCAAATGGCTCTTCAAAAACGCATTGATGTCCCGAAACCGCGATGCACGGAGAAAATGTCGGCTTTCAGCAGCGTCGGTCTACCAAACTTACGACCAGTTCTACTATTTATGATGTATGGGATAATTGCTTCAATTGTAATACTAGTAATCGAAATATTAGTACATAAAATGTAA